A single window of Malus sylvestris chromosome 5, drMalSylv7.2, whole genome shotgun sequence DNA harbors:
- the LOC126620919 gene encoding transcriptional adapter ADA2b-like — protein sequence MGRSRGNFHSDEDPTQRSRRKKNASIGENLESSAAGQGTSEGKRDYHCNYCNKDITGKVRIKCCMCPDFDLCIECFSVGAEVTSHKSNHSYRVMDNLSFPLICPDWNADDEILLLEASEMYGLGNWAEVAEHVGTKSKEQCIEHYTNVYLNSQYFPLPDMSHVVGKNRKELLAMAKGHGEDKKGFPTLGDHNLKEESPFSPSRTKVEDTHKGGPSGRLMSSMNSDVESGLRSSGANVAAAAAGNKKPSNMAQVKDGPGVIKLEDPHAERKGKKPSSLGSKGPSLVEMSGYNAKRQEFDPEYDNDSEQLLADMEFKDTDTDEERELKLKVLRIYAKRLDERKRRKDFILERNLLYPNPFEKDLSPEERAICRRYDVFMCFHSKEEHDELLHTVISEHRTLKRIQELKEARAAGCRTSVEADRYLLQKRRREAEENARRAKESGQVGPSSQGGPNLFISSESVGIGKDSNIRPAGQATSGSASEMDIMGFYGSDLLSEAEKRLCREIRLAPPVFLKIQEVISIEIFSGRVSKRSDVHHLFKIEPNKIDRVYDMLVKKGVAQP from the exons ATGGGTCGTTCTCGTGGAAACTTTCACTCTGATGAGGACCCCACTCAAAG ATCAAGGAGAAAAAAGAATGCATCCATTGGAGAAAATTTAGAGTCTTCAGCTGCAG GTCAGGGAACAAGTGAAGGAAAAAGGGATTACCACTGCAATTATTGCAATAAAGACATCACAGGGAAGGTCCGAATCAAGTGTTGTATGTGCCCTGATTTTGACCTGTGTATAGAGTGTTTTTCTGTTGGAGCTGAGGTGACATCCCACAAAAGCAACCACTCTTACAGGGTTATG GACAATTTATCTTTCCCACTTATTTGCCCAGACTGGAATGCAGATGATGAAATACTACTCCTGGAG GCATCTGAAATGTATGGATTGGGGAACTGGGCTGAAGTTGCTGAGCATGTTGGGACGAAGAGTAAGGAGCAATGTATAGAACACTACACAAATGTTTATTTGAACTCACAGTACTTTCCTCTTCCG GACATGTCACATGTTGTTGGAAAAAATAGAAAGGAGCTTCTAGCTATGGCTAAAGGGCATGGTGAGGACAAGAAAG GATTTCCTACGCTGGGGGATCATAATTTGAAGGAGGAATCTCCATTTTCTCCTTCAAGAACCAA AGTGGAAGATACGCACAAAGGTGGCCCTTCTGGCCGTTTAATGTCTAGCATGAACTCTG ATGTAGAATCTGGACTTCGCTCTAGTGGTGCAAACgtggcagcagcagcagctggcAACAAGAAACCATCCAACATGGCCCAGGTTAAAGATGGTCCTGGTGTCATTAAACTGGAAG ATCCTCATGCAGAAAGGAAAGGGAAGAAACCAAGTTCTTTGGGGAGTAAGGGTCCTTCTTTAGTGGAGATGAGTGGCTATAATGCCAAAAGGCAGGAGTTCGATCCTGAATACGATAACGATTCTGAGCAGCTATTGGCTGACATGGAGTTTAAGGATACTGACACTGATGAGGAGCGTGAGCTGAAGTTAAAAGTGTTGCGAATCTATGCAAAGAG ACTTGATGAGAGGAAGCGTAGAAAGGATTTCATACTAGAAAGAAATTTATTATATCCTAATCCTTTTGAGAAGGACCTATCGCCTGAAGAAAGGGCTATATGTCGACGATATGATGTCTTCATGTGTTTCCATTCCAAGGAAGAGCATGACGAATTACTTCACACAGTTATTTCAGAGCATCGCACTTTGAAAAGAATTCAAGAACTTAAG GAAGCCCGAGCTGCTGGTTGCCGTACATCGGTGGAGGCAGATAGATATCTTTTACAGAAACGAAGAAGGGAAGCTGAAGAAAATGCTCGCAGAGCAAAGGAAAGTGGGCAAGTTGGTCCAAGCAGTCAGGGAGGTCCAAATTTGTTCATCTCCTCGGAGTCTGTTGGCATTGGCAAGGACTCAAATATAAGGCCAGCTGGACAAGCCACTTCAGGCTCTGCCAGCGAAATGGATATAATGGGATTTTATGGATCAGATTTACTGTCTGAAGCT GAGAAACGCCTCTGCAGAGAGATTAGATTGGCACCACCCGTTTTCCTTAAGATACAAGAAGTTATATCAATTGAAATCTTCAGTGGCAGAGTCAGTAAACGATCAGATGTCCATCACCTATTCAAGATTGAACCTAATAAGATCGACAGGGTTTATGACATGCTCGTGAAAAAGGGTGTTGCTCAGCCTTGA